In one Saimiri boliviensis isolate mSaiBol1 chromosome 3, mSaiBol1.pri, whole genome shotgun sequence genomic region, the following are encoded:
- the LOC101037612 gene encoding LOW QUALITY PROTEIN: serine/threonine-protein kinase Nek4-like (The sequence of the model RefSeq protein was modified relative to this genomic sequence to represent the inferred CDS: inserted 2 bases in 1 codon; substituted 1 base at 1 genomic stop codon): protein MPLASYCYLRVVGKVTLVKHRRVGKQYYLHEKHILHRDLKTQNVFLTRTNIIKVGDPGIARVLENHCDMASTLIGTPYYMSPELFSNKPYNSKSDVWALGCRVYEMATLKHAFNAKDMNSLVYQIIEGKLLPMPRDYSPELAELIRTMLSKRPEERPSVRSILRQPYIKRQISSFLEATKTKMSKNNIKNGDSKSKPVATVVSRKAESNHEVIHPQPHSSEGSQTYRIVEGKCLSEEKPRVSGPLTSPASLKAHTCKQDLSNTTELATSSRVNIDILPAKGKDSVSDGFVQENQPTLLDASNELGGKCSISQVEKEMPQDNTKSSAQPENLIPMWSSDITXGEKNETLKALQPLIKEQKPKDQDQVAGEYIIEKQGRIHPDLQPHNSGSEPSLPRQQWQKREQTERRGEKRQDRPLSARERRRLKQSQEEMFSSGPSVRKASPSAAGPGKLQEEDQPMPARRLSSDCSVTQERKLIHCLPEDELSSFTSSTDKSDEDSKEGKDXTNEINALVPLMTQTLKLDSKESCEDLLVANPVSEFRLHRKFRDTLMLHGKVAEEAEELHFKELPSAIVPGSEKIRRLVEVLRADVIWGLGVQLLEQVYDLLEEEDEFEREVHLQEHMGEKCTTYSVKARQLKFFEENVNF, encoded by the exons ATGCCTCTGGCTTCCTACTGCTACCTGCGGGTCGTGGGCAAGGTGACACTTGTGAAGCACCGGCGGGTTGGCAAGCAGTAC TATTTACATGAAAAGCACATCCTTCATCGAGATCTGAAAACTCAAAATGTCTTCCTAACAAGAACAAACATCATCAAAGTGGGGGACCCAGGAATTGCCCGCGTGTTAGAGAACCACTGCGACATGGCTAGCACCCTCATTGGCACACCCTACTACATGAGCCCTGAATTGTTCTCAAACAAACCCTACAACTCTAAGTCTGATGTTTGGGCTCTAGGATGCCGTGTCTATGAAATGGCTACCCTGAAGCATGCTTTCAATGCAAAAGATATGAATTCTTTAGTTTATCAGATTATTGAAGGAAAGCTGCTGCCAATGCCAAGAGATTATAGCCCAGAGCTGGCAGAACTGATAAGAACAATGCTGAGCAAAAGGCCTGAAGAAAGGCCATCTGTGAGGAGCATCCTGAGGCAGCCTTATATCAAGCGCCAAATCTCCTCCTTTTTGGAGGCCACAAAGACAAAAATGTCCAAAAATAACATTAAGAATGGTGACTCTAAATCCAAGCCTGTTGCTACAGTGGTTTCCAGAAAGGCAGAATCAAATCATGAAGTAATCCACCCTCAACCACACTCTTCTGAAGGTTCTCAGACATATAGAATAGTTGAAGGCAAATGTTTGTCTGAGGAGAAACCCAGGGTCTCTGGTCCCTTGACGTCACCTGCCAGCCTGAAAGCCCATACCTGCAAACAGGACTTGAGCAATACCACAGAACTAGCCACAAGCAGTAGGGTAAATATTGACATTTTACCTGCAAAAGGGAAGGACTCAGTGAGCGATGGCTTTGTTCAGGAGAATCAGCCAACACTCTTGGATGCCTCTAATGAGTTAGGAGGTAAATGCAGTATTTCTCAAGTGGAAAAGGAGATGCCGCAGGACAACACTAAATCCAGTGCTCAGCCTGAAAACCTGATTCCCATGTGGTCCTCTGACATCAc gggggaaaagaatgaaacattGAAGGCTCTGCAGCCCCTAATCaaagaacaaaagccaaaagaccAGGATCAAGTTGCTGGTGAATATATTATAGAAAAACAGGGCAGAATCCACCCGGATTTACAGCCACACAACTCTGGATCTGAACCTTCCCTGCCGCGACAGCAATGGCAGAAGAGAGAACAGACTGAGCGCAGAGGGGAAAAGAGACAGGATCGACCATTATCAGCCAGAGAGAGGAGGCGACTAAAGCAGTCACAGGAAGAAATGTTCTCTTCAGGTCCTTCAGTGAGGAAAGCTTCTCCGAGTGCAGCAGGGCCAGGGAAACTCCAGGAGGAAGACCAGCCCATGCCTGCCCGACGGCTCTCTTCTGACTGCAGCGTCACTCAGGAAAGGAAATTGATTCATTGTCTCCCTGAAGATGAGTTAAGTTCTTTTACAAGTTCAACTGATAAGTCAGATGAGGATTCCAAGGAAGGGAAAGATTAGACAAATGAAATTAATGCCTTGGTACCATTGATGACTCAGACCCTGAAACTGGATTCTAAAGAGAGCTGTGAAGATCTCCTAGTAGCGAATCCAGTGTCCGAATTCAGACTTCATCGGAAATTTCGGGACACACTGATGCTTCATGGGAAAGTTGCAGAAGAGGCAGAGGAACTCCATTTTAAAGAGCTACCTTCAGCTATCGTGCCAGGTTCTGAAAAGATCAGGAGACTAGTTGAAGTCTTGAGAGCTGATGTAATTTGGGGCCTGGGAGTTCAGCTTTTAGAGCAGGTGTATGATCTTTTGGAAGAGGAGGATGAATTCGAGAGAGAGGTACATTTGCAGGAGCACATGGGTGAAAAGTGTACAACTTACAGTGTGAAAGCTCGCCAGttgaaattttttgaagaaaacgTGAATTTTTGA